The following coding sequences are from one Capsicum annuum cultivar UCD-10X-F1 chromosome 3, UCD10Xv1.1, whole genome shotgun sequence window:
- the LOC107861828 gene encoding glyoxylate/hydroxypyruvate reductase A HPR2-like: protein MVPFKKAHVVWSNSQVSPTNYISTEIQADRARQAGEMESIGVLMTCPMSPYLEHELDKRFNFLRLWKFPANQKSHYLKLHSESIQGVVGNATIGANAELIGALPKLEIVSSYSVGLDKIDLGLCREKGIKVTYCPDLITDDAADTGIALILAVLRRICQCDRYIKNGDWKKNGDFMLTTKVHFSLCPPEDFLLDFWSKL from the coding sequence ATGGTACCTTTTAAAAAGGCACATGTCGTGTGGAGCAACTCTCAAGTCTCACCTACCAATTACATAAGCACCGAGATTCAAGCGGATAGGGCTAGACAAGCAGGAGAAATGGAATCTATAGGAGTGTTAATGACATGCCCAATGTCACCATACCTTGAACATGAGCTAGACAAGCGTTTCAACTTCCTCCGCCTCTGGAAATTCCCAGCAAATCAAAAAAGCCACTATTTGAAACTACATTCAGAGTCCATCCAAGGAGTCGTCGGAAACGCAACGATAGGAGCAAATGCGGAGTTAATCGGAGCATTACCGAAGCTGGAAATCGTATCGAGTTACAGTGTGGGATTGGATAAGATCGATTTGGGACTTTGCAGGGAAAAGGGGATTAAGGTTACTTATTGTCCTGATTTGATTACGGATGATGCTGCAGATACCGGAATTGCTTTGATTTTGGCAGTTTTGAGGAGGATTTGCCAGTGTGATCGATACATTAAGAACGGAGACTGGAAGAAGAATGGTGATTTCATGTTGACGACCAAGGTACATTTCTCTCtgtgtccaccagaagattttcttttggatttttggtCCAAGTTGTAG